A window from Variovorax sp. PBL-E5 encodes these proteins:
- a CDS encoding cupin domain-containing protein, with translation MEIHQPLSLLGGLSASLFMRRHWQKKPLLVRQAMPAMAPPIERAALFALAGQEGVESRLIRHGKSGWTLRHGPFARRALPSPGQPGWTLLVQGVDLHHQRAYELLQQFRFVPDARLDDLMISYASDEGGVGPHFDSYDVFLLQVQGRRRWSIGRQRDLRLQPDVPLKILAQFEPEQSFVLEPGDMLYLPPRYAHDGVAVGGDCMTCSIGLRSPAAAPLGADLLARIAEAQADALEEATRAAVHYRDPAQPALDAPAAMPPALQAFARDAVMAALREADAIDRALGESMTEPKASVWFEQGELPSEWNAVALDRRTRMLYDARHLYINGESFRASGRDAKLMRRLADERALGARDLKGASDDALALLGDWCEAGWLHAE, from the coding sequence ATGGAGATTCACCAACCCTTGTCTTTGCTCGGCGGCCTCAGTGCAAGCCTGTTCATGCGCCGTCACTGGCAGAAGAAGCCGTTGCTGGTGCGCCAGGCGATGCCTGCCATGGCGCCGCCGATCGAGCGCGCGGCGCTGTTCGCGCTGGCCGGGCAGGAGGGCGTCGAGTCGCGGCTGATTCGCCACGGCAAGAGCGGCTGGACGCTGCGTCACGGCCCCTTCGCACGCCGGGCCTTGCCTTCGCCGGGACAGCCGGGCTGGACGCTGCTGGTGCAAGGCGTCGATCTGCATCACCAACGCGCCTACGAACTGTTGCAACAGTTCCGTTTCGTGCCTGATGCGCGCCTGGACGATCTGATGATCAGCTATGCCAGCGACGAGGGCGGCGTCGGCCCGCACTTCGACAGTTACGACGTGTTTCTGCTGCAGGTCCAGGGGCGCCGCCGCTGGTCGATCGGCAGGCAGCGCGACCTTCGGCTGCAGCCGGACGTTCCGCTCAAGATCCTTGCGCAGTTCGAGCCCGAGCAGAGCTTCGTGCTTGAACCCGGCGACATGCTGTACCTGCCGCCGCGCTATGCGCACGATGGCGTCGCGGTCGGTGGCGATTGCATGACCTGTTCGATCGGATTGCGCTCGCCGGCCGCTGCCCCGCTCGGTGCGGATCTGCTCGCGCGCATCGCGGAGGCACAGGCCGACGCGCTGGAAGAGGCCACGCGGGCTGCCGTGCATTACCGCGACCCCGCGCAACCTGCGCTCGATGCGCCCGCCGCGATGCCGCCCGCGCTGCAGGCCTTTGCGCGCGACGCGGTGATGGCTGCCTTGCGGGAGGCTGACGCGATCGACCGCGCGCTGGGTGAATCGATGACGGAGCCCAAGGCCAGTGTCTGGTTCGAGCAGGGCGAACTCCCTTCCGAATGGAATGCCGTGGCGCTCGACCGCCGCACGCGCATGCTGTATGACGCGCGGCATCTCTACATCAACGGCGAAAGCTTTCGCGCCTCGGGGCGCGATGCGAAACTCATGCGTCGGCTGGCGGACGAGCGCGCCCTC
- a CDS encoding FKBP-type peptidyl-prolyl cis-trans isomerase — protein MEISEQCVVGLTWTLKDTLGEVLDVLDDPVEFLVGGDDLFDAIEAALLGHEPGARVQLQLEPEQAFGDFNDQLLFLEPRTLFPEGTEEGMTFDGAALPQGVNPDMPKDVIYTVSEIYPEHLVLDGNHPLAGIAIRLDIMVRSVREATEEEIGKGTAGTGFFKVPPIAPGNDLLH, from the coding sequence ATGGAAATCTCAGAACAATGCGTGGTCGGCCTGACCTGGACCTTGAAGGACACCCTGGGCGAAGTCCTGGACGTGCTCGACGATCCGGTCGAATTCCTGGTCGGCGGCGACGACCTCTTCGACGCGATCGAAGCCGCACTGCTCGGCCATGAGCCGGGTGCGAGGGTCCAGCTCCAACTCGAACCCGAGCAGGCCTTCGGCGACTTCAACGACCAGTTGCTGTTCCTCGAGCCGCGCACGCTGTTCCCCGAAGGCACCGAGGAAGGCATGACCTTCGACGGCGCCGCGCTGCCGCAGGGCGTGAACCCCGACATGCCCAAGGACGTGATCTACACCGTGAGCGAAATCTATCCCGAGCATCTGGTGCTCGACGGCAACCATCCCCTCGCCGGCATCGCGATCCGCCTCGACATCATGGTGAGATCGGTGCGCGAAGCGACAGAGGAAGAGATCGGCAAAGGCACCGCCGGCACAGGCTTTTTCAAAGTCCCGCCCATAGCCCCGGGCAACGACCTACTGCACTGA
- a CDS encoding glycine zipper 2TM domain-containing protein, which produces MKISFRLVAITASVLALSTLTACVAPAPVYQTTRYPYQPAYPQAQGAYVEYGRVANIEVLQSQTGGTGTTGGGAVAGGVIGGVLGNQIGRGNGRVAATALGVVGGALLGNNIEANQNGPRTYQSYRVSVQTDNGAYRAFDVPTPGDLRIGDRVRIDNGQISRL; this is translated from the coding sequence ATGAAGATCTCGTTTCGCCTTGTTGCCATCACCGCGTCGGTGCTTGCGCTCTCCACGCTGACGGCCTGCGTCGCGCCGGCACCGGTCTATCAGACCACGCGCTATCCCTACCAGCCCGCGTACCCCCAGGCCCAGGGCGCTTATGTCGAATATGGCCGCGTGGCCAACATCGAAGTGCTCCAGAGTCAGACCGGTGGCACCGGTACTACCGGCGGCGGCGCCGTGGCGGGTGGCGTGATCGGCGGTGTGCTCGGCAACCAGATCGGACGCGGCAACGGCCGTGTCGCGGCCACCGCACTCGGCGTGGTCGGCGGCGCGCTGCTGGGCAACAACATCGAGGCCAACCAGAACGGCCCGCGCACCTATCAAAGCTATCGCGTGTCGGTGCAGACCGACAACGGTGCCTACCGGGCCTTCGATGTTCCGACGCCGGGCGATCTGCGCATCGGCGATCGCGTGCGGATCGACAACGGTCAGATCTCGAGACTTTGA
- a CDS encoding bile acid:sodium symporter family protein: MARSRFLPDNFTIALVAVVVLASLWPAGGATGRFFEHLTTVAIGLLFFLHGAKLSREAILGGITHWRLHLLVFISTFVMFPVLGLLLRPVLTPLVTPELYTGVLYLCVLPATVQSAIAFTSMARGNIPAAVCSASASTLLGVFVTPVLVNLVVVPNGAAGSSLDAIWHILLQLMVPFIAGHLLRPWIGGFVKRRAAILTVVDRGSILLVVYTAFSAAVIEGLWKQVPLSALAGLLVVCVVLLALALGFTTFVARRLGFSKADEITIVFCGSKKSLASGIPMAKVLFASQAVGAIVLPLMLFHQIQLMACAVIAQRYARRPAVDDEAMRAHARKIA, encoded by the coding sequence ATGGCCCGTTCACGCTTTCTTCCCGACAACTTCACCATTGCCCTCGTTGCCGTAGTCGTTCTCGCCAGCCTGTGGCCGGCCGGCGGCGCGACAGGCCGGTTCTTCGAGCACCTCACGACCGTCGCGATCGGTCTGTTGTTCTTCCTGCATGGCGCCAAGCTGTCGCGCGAGGCCATCCTTGGCGGCATCACGCACTGGCGGCTGCACCTGCTGGTATTCATCAGCACCTTCGTGATGTTCCCGGTGCTGGGCCTGCTGCTGCGGCCGGTGCTCACGCCGCTCGTCACGCCCGAGCTCTATACCGGCGTGCTGTACCTGTGCGTGCTGCCGGCCACCGTGCAGTCGGCGATCGCCTTCACCTCGATGGCGCGCGGCAACATCCCGGCCGCCGTCTGCAGTGCTTCCGCGTCGACGCTGCTCGGCGTCTTCGTGACGCCCGTGCTGGTCAATCTGGTCGTCGTGCCGAATGGCGCGGCAGGCTCGTCGCTCGATGCGATCTGGCACATCCTGCTGCAGCTGATGGTTCCTTTCATCGCCGGCCATCTGCTGCGGCCATGGATCGGCGGCTTCGTGAAGCGGCGTGCCGCGATCCTGACCGTGGTCGATCGCGGCTCGATCCTGCTGGTGGTCTACACCGCATTCAGCGCGGCCGTGATCGAAGGCCTGTGGAAGCAGGTTCCGCTGTCTGCGCTGGCCGGGCTGCTGGTGGTGTGCGTGGTGCTGCTGGCGCTTGCGCTCGGCTTCACGACTTTCGTCGCCCGGCGCCTGGGCTTCAGCAAGGCCGACGAGATCACCATCGTCTTCTGCGGCTCCAAGAAGAGCCTGGCGAGCGGCATTCCGATGGCGAAGGTGCTGTTCGCCTCGCAGGCGGTCGGCGCGATCGTGCTGCCGCTGATGCTGTTCCATCAGATCCAGCTGATGGCCTGCGCGGTGATCGCGCAGCGCTATGCGCGGCGCCCGGCCGTCGACGATGAAGCGATGCGGGCGCACGCGCGCAAGATCGCCTGA
- a CDS encoding LysR family transcriptional regulator, with amino-acid sequence MNVTLRQLRVFRAVAAGRNFSRAGDQVGLTQPAVSRSISELEAQLGLKLLDRTTREVALTEAGQSLAARLDRVLDELEQALADTHDMASARRGKVRVASSPTLSANLMPGCIAECARRHPEIEFVLLDRIQKDVLDSVRAGEVDFGVVVEPPAADDLYGETILEDPFCLILHPSHRLATRSSVRWSALDGESLVLLDHASGSRRLIDDALAGHGAHCEVRQQVGHATTAFRMVEAGIGISVMPALAVPPAGLQALAVRPLVPRMQRAIMLVHRRNRAPSPLAQRVWRLVRETVALSPSSRSPPHPARSTPRTK; translated from the coding sequence ATGAACGTGACCTTGCGCCAGCTTCGCGTCTTCCGAGCCGTGGCCGCGGGCCGCAACTTCAGCCGCGCGGGCGACCAGGTGGGCCTCACGCAGCCGGCGGTCAGCCGCTCGATCTCCGAACTCGAGGCGCAACTCGGTCTGAAACTGCTCGACCGCACCACGCGCGAGGTCGCATTGACCGAAGCCGGCCAATCGCTCGCCGCGCGGCTCGACCGGGTGCTCGACGAACTCGAACAGGCCTTGGCCGACACCCACGACATGGCGAGCGCGCGGCGCGGCAAGGTGCGGGTGGCCAGCAGCCCGACACTGTCCGCCAATCTGATGCCGGGCTGCATCGCCGAGTGCGCGCGGCGCCACCCCGAGATCGAATTCGTGCTGCTCGACCGCATCCAGAAAGACGTGCTCGACAGCGTGCGTGCCGGCGAAGTCGACTTCGGCGTCGTGGTCGAGCCGCCCGCCGCCGATGACCTGTACGGCGAAACCATTCTCGAAGACCCGTTCTGCCTGATTCTGCATCCCTCCCATCGCCTCGCCACACGCAGCAGCGTGCGCTGGTCGGCGCTCGATGGCGAGTCGCTGGTGCTGCTCGATCACGCCTCCGGCAGCCGGCGCCTGATCGACGATGCGCTTGCCGGACATGGCGCGCACTGCGAAGTGCGGCAGCAGGTCGGCCATGCGACCACCGCCTTTCGCATGGTCGAGGCCGGCATCGGGATCAGCGTGATGCCTGCGCTGGCCGTGCCACCGGCCGGCCTGCAGGCGCTGGCCGTGCGCCCGCTCGTGCCGCGGATGCAGCGCGCGATCATGCTGGTGCATCGGCGCAACCGCGCGCCCTCCCCGCTGGCGCAGCGGGTGTGGCGGCTGGTCCGAGAGACCGTCGCCCTCAGCCCGTCGAGCCGAAGCCCCCCGCACCCCGCTCGCTCGACGCCGAGAACGAAGTGA
- the dut gene encoding dUTP diphosphatase, producing MQLTPSRPDIEFLILDPRLEEWGLPEYQSSMAAAIDLHACADQSLSIAPGSPAILISAGFAMHIADPGIAALIAPRSGMGHKRGLVLGNSVGVIDADYTGTVMVSVWNRNPAGSEPIRIEPGERIAQMIFVPILRPRFTVVTSFSASSERGAGGFGSTG from the coding sequence ATGCAGCTGACCCCTTCGCGCCCCGACATAGAGTTCCTGATCCTCGACCCGAGGCTCGAGGAATGGGGCCTGCCCGAATACCAGTCGTCGATGGCCGCGGCCATCGACCTGCATGCGTGCGCCGACCAGAGCCTCTCGATCGCGCCCGGCAGCCCGGCGATCCTGATCTCGGCGGGCTTCGCGATGCACATCGCCGATCCCGGCATCGCGGCCCTGATCGCGCCGCGTTCGGGGATGGGTCACAAGCGTGGCCTCGTGCTCGGCAACTCCGTCGGCGTCATCGATGCGGACTACACCGGCACGGTGATGGTCAGCGTGTGGAACCGCAATCCGGCCGGCAGCGAGCCGATCCGCATCGAGCCCGGCGAGCGCATCGCGCAGATGATATTCGTGCCCATCCTGCGCCCGCGCTTCACCGTCGTCACTTCGTTCTCGGCGTCGAGCGAGCGGGGTGCGGGGGGCTTCGGCTCGACGGGCTGA
- the coaBC gene encoding bifunctional phosphopantothenoylcysteine decarboxylase/phosphopantothenate--cysteine ligase CoaBC codes for MQELDGKHIVLGLTGGIACYKSAELCRLLVKAGATVQVVMTEAATQFITPVTMQALSGRPVYGSQWDVREPNNMPHINLSREADAIVLAPASADFIARLVQGRSDELLSLLCLARPAERVPLLIAPAMNREMWVHPATQRNLRQVDADGARVLGVGNGWQACGETGDGRMLEPAQLFEEIVAEFQPKVLAGEHVVVTAGPTFEALDPIRGITNHSSGKMGFAIARAAREAGAEVTLIAGPVHLPTPRGVQRLDVTSARQMLEATLGATQRASVFVATAAVADWRPASHSEHKIKKDGSGQPPVLHFVENDDILLTVAQGARAKAGELFCVGFAAESENLVEHAKAKRARKGIPLLVGNIGPLTFGQDHNSLLLVDADGVRELPRAPKLMLARELAAEIAARLPSGRQR; via the coding sequence ATGCAAGAGTTGGATGGCAAACATATCGTTCTGGGTCTCACGGGTGGCATCGCCTGCTACAAGTCGGCGGAGTTGTGCCGCCTGCTCGTGAAGGCCGGCGCCACGGTCCAGGTCGTGATGACCGAGGCGGCCACGCAGTTCATCACGCCGGTGACGATGCAGGCGCTGTCCGGGCGGCCCGTCTACGGCTCGCAGTGGGACGTGCGCGAGCCCAACAACATGCCGCACATCAACCTGAGCCGCGAGGCCGATGCGATCGTGCTGGCGCCGGCCAGCGCCGACTTCATCGCGCGCCTGGTGCAGGGCCGTTCCGACGAGCTGCTGAGCCTGCTGTGCCTGGCGCGCCCGGCCGAGCGCGTGCCGCTCTTGATCGCGCCGGCGATGAACCGCGAGATGTGGGTGCATCCGGCCACCCAGCGCAACCTGCGGCAGGTCGATGCCGACGGCGCGCGCGTGCTGGGCGTGGGCAATGGCTGGCAGGCCTGCGGCGAGACCGGCGACGGCCGGATGCTCGAACCCGCCCAGTTGTTCGAAGAGATCGTGGCCGAGTTCCAGCCCAAGGTGCTGGCCGGCGAGCACGTGGTCGTCACCGCCGGCCCGACCTTCGAGGCGCTCGATCCGATCCGCGGCATCACCAACCATTCGTCGGGCAAGATGGGCTTCGCGATCGCGCGCGCGGCCCGCGAGGCCGGTGCCGAGGTCACGCTGATCGCCGGGCCGGTGCATCTGCCGACGCCGCGCGGCGTGCAGCGTCTCGACGTGACCTCGGCGCGGCAGATGCTCGAAGCCACGCTCGGCGCCACGCAGCGCGCGAGCGTCTTCGTCGCCACGGCCGCGGTGGCCGACTGGCGACCGGCTTCGCACAGCGAACACAAGATCAAGAAGGATGGCAGCGGCCAGCCGCCGGTGCTGCACTTCGTCGAGAACGACGACATCCTGCTGACCGTGGCCCAGGGCGCGCGCGCCAAGGCCGGCGAACTGTTCTGCGTCGGCTTCGCGGCCGAAAGCGAGAACCTCGTCGAGCATGCGAAGGCCAAGCGTGCGCGCAAGGGCATTCCGCTCCTGGTCGGCAACATCGGTCCGCTGACTTTCGGACAGGACCACAACAGCCTGCTGCTGGTCGATGCCGACGGCGTGCGCGAGCTGCCGCGCGCGCCCAAGCTCATGCTGGCACGCGAACTGGCGGCCGAGATCGCGGCACGGTTGCCGTCCGGACGGCAGCGATGA
- a CDS encoding CTP synthase produces the protein MTKFVFVTGGVVSSLGKGIASASLAAILESRGLQVTLIKLDPYINVDPGTMSPFQHGEVFVTDDGAETDLDLGHYERFITTRMRRANNFTTGQIYKSVLEKERRGDYLGKTVQVIPHITNEIQEYIKRGAGLGTAHEVDVAIVEIGGTVGDIESLPFLEAVRQMSLRMGPNNSAFVHLSYVPWIAAAGELKTKPTQHTAKELRAIGIQADALLCRADRPIPDDERAKISLFSNVPEWGVISMWDVDTIYKVPRMLHEQGLDGLICDKLRLNTPPAKLQRWDDLVYEVEHPQKEVSIAMVGKYVDLSDSYKSLNEALRHAGLKNHARVKVDYVDSETITPQDVARLAKYDAILVPGGFGQRGVEGKIAAARFARETRVPYLGICLGMQVATIEYARNVAGLKNANSTEFDPETPCPVIALITEWKDNDGTVKTRDEKSDLGGTMRLGAQSSDVAPGTLAHSIYGDVVTERHRHRYEANVNYLDDLRRAGLVISALTQREHLTEIVELPREVHPWFMGVQFHPEFKSTPWSGHPLFNAFIKAALEHQVADKKALKVVA, from the coding sequence ATGACCAAATTCGTCTTCGTCACTGGTGGTGTGGTGTCTTCCCTCGGCAAAGGGATCGCCTCCGCCTCGCTCGCCGCGATCCTCGAATCGCGCGGCCTCCAAGTCACCCTCATCAAGCTGGACCCCTACATCAACGTCGACCCCGGCACGATGTCGCCGTTCCAGCACGGCGAGGTGTTCGTCACCGACGACGGCGCCGAAACCGACCTCGATCTCGGCCACTACGAGCGCTTCATCACGACGCGCATGCGCCGTGCCAACAACTTCACCACCGGCCAGATCTACAAGTCCGTGCTCGAAAAAGAGCGCCGCGGCGACTACCTCGGCAAGACGGTGCAGGTGATCCCGCACATCACCAACGAGATCCAGGAATACATCAAGCGCGGCGCCGGCCTCGGCACCGCGCACGAGGTCGATGTCGCGATCGTCGAGATCGGCGGCACCGTCGGCGACATCGAGTCCCTGCCCTTCCTCGAAGCCGTGCGCCAGATGAGCCTGCGCATGGGCCCCAACAACTCGGCCTTCGTGCATCTGAGCTACGTGCCGTGGATCGCCGCGGCCGGCGAGCTCAAGACCAAGCCCACGCAGCACACGGCCAAGGAACTGCGCGCCATCGGCATCCAGGCCGATGCGCTGCTGTGCCGCGCCGACCGGCCGATTCCCGACGACGAGCGCGCCAAGATCTCGCTCTTCTCCAACGTGCCCGAATGGGGCGTGATCTCGATGTGGGACGTCGACACCATCTACAAGGTGCCGCGCATGCTGCACGAGCAGGGCCTGGACGGCCTGATCTGCGACAAGCTCAGGCTCAACACGCCGCCGGCCAAGCTCCAGCGCTGGGACGACCTGGTCTACGAGGTCGAGCATCCGCAAAAGGAAGTGTCCATCGCGATGGTGGGCAAGTACGTCGACTTGTCCGACAGCTACAAGTCGCTCAACGAGGCGCTGCGCCACGCCGGCCTGAAGAACCACGCCCGCGTGAAGGTCGACTATGTCGACTCCGAAACCATCACGCCGCAGGACGTGGCCCGCCTGGCCAAGTACGACGCGATCCTGGTGCCCGGCGGCTTCGGCCAGCGCGGCGTCGAGGGCAAGATCGCCGCCGCCCGCTTCGCGCGCGAGACCCGCGTGCCCTACCTGGGCATCTGCCTGGGCATGCAGGTCGCGACCATCGAGTACGCGCGCAACGTGGCCGGCCTGAAGAACGCCAACAGCACCGAGTTCGACCCCGAGACGCCCTGCCCCGTGATCGCGCTGATCACCGAGTGGAAGGACAACGACGGCACGGTCAAGACCCGCGACGAGAAGTCCGACCTCGGCGGCACCATGCGCCTGGGCGCGCAGAGCTCCGACGTGGCACCGGGCACGCTGGCCCACAGCATCTACGGCGACGTGGTGACCGAGCGCCATCGCCATCGCTACGAAGCCAACGTCAACTACCTCGACGACCTGCGGCGTGCGGGCCTGGTGATCTCGGCCCTCACGCAGCGCGAGCACCTGACCGAGATCGTCGAGCTGCCGCGCGAGGTCCATCCCTGGTTCATGGGCGTGCAGTTCCACCCCGAATTCAAGTCCACGCCGTGGAGCGGCCATCCGTTGTTCAACGCATTCATCAAGGCCGCGCTCGAACACCAGGTCGCGGACAAGAAGGCATTGAAGGTCGTGGCATGA
- the kdsA gene encoding 3-deoxy-8-phosphooctulonate synthase, with protein MKLCGFEIGLNKPFFLIAGPCVVESEQLQMDTAGTLKEITSSLGIPFIFKSSFDKANRSSGTSFRGPGRDKGLEILAKVKRDLGLPVLTDVHTDEDITAAAQVVDVLQTPAFLCRQTDFIRAVAQSGKPVNIKKGQFLAPHDMKNVIDKARAAAREKGLPEDSFMACERGASFGYNNLVSDMRSLAIMRETGAPVVFDATHSVQLPGGQGTTSGGQREMVPVLARAAIAVGVAGVFMETHPDPAKALSDGPNAVPLKHMKALLETLLALDSVTKKNTFLEDAFQP; from the coding sequence ATGAAGCTTTGCGGGTTCGAGATCGGGCTGAACAAGCCCTTCTTCCTGATCGCCGGCCCCTGCGTGGTCGAGTCCGAGCAATTGCAGATGGACACCGCCGGCACGCTGAAGGAAATCACTTCCTCGCTCGGCATTCCCTTCATCTTCAAGAGCAGCTTCGACAAGGCCAACCGTTCCTCGGGCACCAGCTTTCGCGGACCGGGGCGCGACAAGGGCCTGGAGATCCTCGCCAAGGTCAAGCGCGATCTCGGCCTGCCGGTGCTCACCGACGTTCACACCGACGAAGACATCACCGCCGCCGCCCAGGTGGTCGACGTGCTGCAGACGCCCGCCTTCCTGTGCCGGCAGACCGACTTCATCCGCGCGGTGGCGCAGTCGGGCAAGCCGGTGAACATCAAGAAGGGCCAGTTCCTCGCGCCGCACGACATGAAGAACGTGATCGACAAGGCGCGCGCGGCCGCCCGCGAAAAGGGCTTGCCCGAAGACAGCTTCATGGCCTGCGAGCGCGGCGCCAGCTTCGGCTACAACAACCTGGTGTCGGACATGCGTTCGCTCGCGATCATGCGCGAGACCGGCGCCCCCGTGGTGTTCGACGCCACCCACTCGGTGCAGTTGCCCGGCGGCCAGGGCACGACGTCCGGAGGCCAGCGCGAGATGGTGCCGGTGCTCGCGCGCGCGGCGATCGCGGTGGGCGTGGCGGGTGTCTTCATGGAAACCCATCCCGATCCGGCCAAGGCGCTGAGCGACGGCCCCAACGCCGTGCCGCTCAAGCACATGAAGGCGCTGCTCGAGACGCTGCTGGCACTCGACAGCGTCACCAAGAAAAATACCTTCCTCGAGGATGCGTTTCAACCATGA
- a CDS encoding DUF1330 domain-containing protein, which produces MSSAYIIAHVDVTDPAQYEEYKKLSSEAMKAHGAEVCVRGGKVEVLEGDWNPQRIVILKFPSVEAAKKFNGSPEYAKARASRQGAAIMRMIVVEGL; this is translated from the coding sequence ATGAGCAGCGCCTACATCATCGCCCACGTCGACGTCACCGATCCCGCGCAATACGAGGAGTACAAGAAGCTGTCCTCCGAGGCCATGAAAGCCCATGGCGCCGAAGTCTGCGTGCGCGGCGGCAAGGTCGAGGTGCTCGAAGGCGACTGGAATCCGCAGCGCATCGTGATCCTCAAGTTCCCCAGCGTCGAGGCCGCGAAGAAATTCAACGGCTCGCCCGAATATGCCAAGGCGCGTGCATCGCGCCAGGGCGCGGCCATCATGCGAATGATCGTGGTCGAAGGTCTGTAA
- the eno gene encoding phosphopyruvate hydratase, which yields MSAIVDIVGREILDSRGNPTVECDVLLESGTMGRAAVPSGASTGSREAIELRDGDKSRYGGKGVLKAVENINTEISEAVLGLDASEQAFLDRTLNDLDGTDNKARLGANATLAVSMAVARAAAEESGLPLYRYFGGMGGMQLPVPMMNVINGGAHANNSLDLQEFMIIPVGAKSFREAVRYGAEVFHALKKILGDRGISTAVGDEGGFAPSVENHEAAIQLILEAIDKAGYTAGEQIALGLDCAASEFYKDGNYVLSGENLTLSAGNWIDMLSTWVDKYPIISIEDGMHEGDWDGWKQLTERLGKRVQLVGDDLFVTNTRILQEGIDKGIANSILIKINQIGTLTETFAAIEMAKRAGYTAVISHRSGETEDSTIADIAVGTNAGQIKTGSLSRSDRIAKYNQLLRIEEDLGDVASYPGRAAFYNLR from the coding sequence ATGAGTGCAATCGTTGACATCGTCGGCCGCGAGATCCTCGACAGCCGCGGCAATCCCACCGTCGAGTGCGACGTGCTGCTCGAGTCGGGCACCATGGGCCGCGCGGCCGTGCCCTCGGGCGCATCGACCGGTTCGCGCGAAGCCATCGAGCTGCGCGACGGCGACAAGAGCCGCTACGGCGGCAAGGGCGTGCTCAAGGCGGTCGAGAACATCAACACCGAGATCTCCGAAGCCGTGCTCGGCCTCGACGCGAGCGAGCAGGCCTTCCTCGACCGCACGCTGAACGACCTCGACGGCACCGACAACAAGGCCCGCCTGGGCGCCAACGCGACGCTGGCCGTCTCGATGGCCGTGGCCCGCGCGGCCGCCGAGGAATCGGGTCTGCCGCTGTACCGCTACTTCGGCGGCATGGGCGGCATGCAATTGCCGGTGCCGATGATGAACGTCATCAACGGCGGCGCGCACGCCAACAACAGCCTCGACCTGCAGGAGTTCATGATCATCCCCGTGGGCGCCAAGAGCTTCCGCGAAGCCGTGCGCTACGGCGCCGAGGTGTTCCATGCGCTCAAGAAGATCCTGGGCGACCGCGGCATCAGCACCGCGGTCGGCGACGAAGGCGGCTTCGCGCCCAGCGTCGAGAACCACGAGGCCGCGATCCAGCTGATCCTCGAAGCCATCGACAAGGCCGGCTACACCGCGGGCGAGCAGATCGCGCTCGGCCTGGACTGCGCCGCCAGCGAGTTCTACAAGGATGGGAACTACGTGCTCTCGGGCGAGAACCTCACGCTGTCGGCCGGCAACTGGATCGACATGCTCTCGACCTGGGTCGACAAGTACCCGATCATCAGCATCGAGGACGGCATGCACGAAGGCGACTGGGACGGCTGGAAACAGCTCACCGAGCGCCTGGGCAAGCGCGTGCAGCTGGTGGGCGACGATCTGTTCGTGACCAACACCAGGATCCTGCAGGAAGGCATCGACAAGGGCATCGCCAACTCGATCCTGATCAAGATCAACCAGATCGGCACGCTGACCGAGACCTTCGCCGCCATCGAGATGGCCAAGCGCGCCGGCTATACGGCCGTGATCAGCCACCGCTCGGGCGAGACCGAGGACAGCACCATCGCCGACATCGCGGTCGGCACCAACGCCGGCCAGATCAAGACCGGCTCGCTGTCGCGTTCGGACCGCATCGCCAAGTACAACCAGTTGCTGCGCATCGAGGAAGACCTCGGCGACGTCGCGAGCTACCCGGGCCGCGCCGCGTTTTATAACCTCCGCTAG
- the ftsB gene encoding cell division protein FtsB has translation MRSRIVPIILVLLLLILQWQLWTGRGSVRDVAQMEQKMAELKEANTKAAQNNERLASEVNDLKEGLEMVEERARQELGMVKPNEVFVQITH, from the coding sequence ATGCGCTCGCGCATCGTCCCGATCATCCTGGTCCTGCTGCTGCTGATCCTCCAGTGGCAGCTGTGGACCGGGCGCGGCAGCGTGCGCGATGTGGCGCAGATGGAGCAGAAGATGGCCGAGCTGAAAGAGGCCAACACCAAGGCTGCGCAGAACAACGAGCGCCTGGCTTCCGAGGTCAACGACCTCAAGGAAGGCCTCGAGATGGTCGAGGAGCGGGCGCGCCAGGAGCTCGGCATGGTCAAGCCCAACGAAGTGTTCGTGCAGATCACGCACTGA